cctcgaaattgcattcGTCCAGCCTaaattttcagggggtaacaagggccgttagATGCTCATCTAACCGtcgaacgtgggggacaaggtgtaacttacggtaataaatgcgcgcgtttttgaaataaaaactcccaagtggcatcctctggagcATGAAACGAACTCCACACGcgcagttatttacaaaacgtgtggggtaagttctcgttggatcaaaagcctctttttctcctcggatgttgaaaaatagagtttttaggggctattgtggggagtaaaagggcccaagCGGGcctttgggcctttgggctctagcaaggagggccgatctgttcttgagctaagaatttgttagcattgcgaatcggcccatacgccgagggtccgaggacacatccgagggtaagtttctcctcgaATAGACACAAGAGAACTCGGAggttcactacgaaggtcaagacagaattctggaaagactgttggttaaaagggggaaaccctgaaccttctagacacaccggtgttagaaaaatatcaaaagcaaaggctgccacctccgcattaaagactctgcacctacctccctggctgcattaatggggaagtgacccctgaacagtataactgaaacttctggtcactattcaaaggcactaagagaagaaatatctagagggaaGGGGGTTTGAGTAACACGTGGATAAAACATCAGGAAAgaaagtatttaaggggggtgaaggccaaagaaaagggaggATCAGTGAataaccaagaaagaaattaagaattgtaatctttgagaaagaaagagaaataatacagaagtagtccttggctcacgtccgaggaggtccatctgcaattatcattcattatttacaagtgtttgcacctcatagcctgttatcaagttctcagtacttctaatctagatttcaagcccacgttctacaaatttcattgtttaaggctcattgagcctgagcccataataatctttgggtccaggtgcaattgtgcacttacatgtTCCTGTAATAACAAATGTAGAGGTGGATTACAAAAGTCTAATGGAGCAGAGTTCatgtgggtaaagtgtcaaatttcaaaccataagTAGGCAAAGATATTCTATTTTCAcgtcatttctcttttttatttgtcttttagGCTAACACTAGAAGTCTGCTTCATTTTGATAGGTTTGTCACAAAAAGCTTTCACAATTAGaactttttttaagagaaatttctctttaaaaaaaaaatgtatttgctCATCCATCTTTTGCAAAGTTTTAAACCCTAACTTGTTGATGCGGGGTTGTGTGGCTTGTATTGCCAAGCCCAAGTCAACATAAGTTGATAGAATTCCAATTGTAATAGGAATCTCATTAGCCGACTTAACACatgtatctatatatatatgtgattagGTGCGGCAAAGTTGAGTGAAAAATTGAGAATTCCTAAAACCTAGTAGCAGCCgcataagaagaaaaatagagcTTTCTTGTCTTGTGGGTGAAAGAGAGCTAGGGTGTAattgggatttgggtttcttgAGAGTGTTCGTGTGCACTTTTGtatcttcttatttttatagtgaaatttctTTATCGTCGCCGTGGAGGTAGGCAGTTTGCCAAACCATGTAGATTCTTATGTTCTTTGTGTGcgtttgttatttattttccgcttaTTTACTATTATTGATTTGAGTCCTGAAGTGCTAACTGCACAACAAGTGGTATCATAGCCAGATTAGGATTCAATCCTTTTGAATACAATGAAGATGTCAAGCACAAAGTATGATGTAGAGAAGTTTTGTGGTAaggaaaaattttatctttgacAAATGCGGATGTAGGATCTCCTAATTCAACAAGGAGTTCATAAGGCCTTGCTTGGGAAGGAGAACAAACTAGAAACGATGAAGGATGTAGAATGGGCAGAGATGGATGAGAAAGCAGCTAGCGCTATTCCTCTCAACCTAGGTGATGAGGTCATTCACAACATCCTAGAAGCAAAGATCGCAAAGGAGGTTTGGGAAAAACTAGAAGGTCTTTATATGAGAAAGACTCTGACAAACAATTTGTACATGAAGAAGCAACTATATAGTTTGCATATGAAGGAGGGTTCAGATTTGTTGGAGCATCTCAATACGTTTAATATGTTGAACACCCAATTGTCAAGTTTTGGGATGAATTATGAGGACGAAGATAAAGCGTTACTCTTATTAGCATCGCTTCCTACTTCTTTTGATCATTTATTGACTACGTTGATGTACGGGAAAGAGACTATCGTACTCGAAGAGGTGACTAGTGCTCTCTCGTCACACATAAAGATGAAGCAAGATGGTGATGGTTCTCAGGCTGATGGACTTATTGTAAAGTCTAAGTCAAGCAATAGGTGTAGAAGCAGGTCAAGAGGACAGAACTCCAACAGGAATAGATCGTAATATAAATCACGTGCAAATAAAGATGTAGAATGCTTTTATTGTCACAAGAAAGGGCACTACAAGAATCAGTGTAAAGAGttgaaagagcatttagagaagaagaagaacggaaagAAGGCCCTAAAATCAGCTAGTGTTGCTGAAGAAATATCAGATGACAGTGAAATTGGTGCAGATTTACTTTCAGTTTCATTAGGTAACAATGTTCTATTGGAATCTTGGTTTTAGATTCAGCATGCTTATATCATATGACTCTAAAGAAAGATTGGTTTAACACTGTTTGTGTGCACTTTTGTATCTCCctatttttatagtaaaatttctCCGTCGTCGCCATGGAGGTAGGTAGTTTGCCAAACCACATAAATTCTTGTATTCTTTGTGTGTACTTGTTATTTAATTTctgtttatttattgttattgatttGAGTCCTGAGGTGCTAACTGCACAACATAGCTATTTGACCcattttatgttatgttttcaaattaaaatatgttcCTGTAATAATAAATGCAGAGGTGAATTACAGAAGTCTAATGGAGCAGATCTCATGTGGTTAAAttgttaaatttcaaattataagtAGGCAACTTAATTTAAGTCAAATCATAAGTGAATAAGTCGTCATTCGCCCTAAAAAAAGTGATAACAAATGatcaactaaataaaaatattcaagaaaataaacaaggagaaatagagagaaaaaagtataaaatttgatatatgcCGGTGAAAAGTGGATTAGCTagaaaaaacttttatatatatatatattatagaaaaaatttaacTACAGTCTAAAATTCATGTAAATTCATTGAAAGAATTTATCACAAGACTCAATACCCAAATTACACCATTTGAGtttgtttgaatttattattttatttttttgtttttaccattttattccTTAAATCCCAACATTCATATAAAGTTGGTTATTCCATTCATTAGTTTGTCATTGcatataacaaaacaaaacatcacACATGTAAATAGTAGCAATTTTATAGAGATAATAAGTGGaaccatgattttaaaaatcgGATTAGGCGGTTTAATTGAAAATGGAACCATAAATCGATTTGGTAAAAATCGAAAtcatatcaaattttgattttttgactgcctttgtttttaaaactaaagaaaaatcaactaaataaaaatggaaaaaacatGTTAAAGATGAAAATGACTTATTGAACGAAAATAACAGGTTGTGATTTAGATTTTAGCTCAAAAACAGggagcaaaaaaaaagaagaaaaaaaaaagtcagaaaTTGGGACCATGGTATGTGATTGCGACGTGGCAAGATCAGGAAGCTTCCGACAACAAGCAATTTTCGCATCTAGTAGCAATACTGGCAATAGTATGCGACAGATCGAAACAAAGGGTACTTGTAGTTGTAGATTACATAATAGATCATGAGTCTCGATCCACCAATCCACTTTCAGTTTTCCCGTCTTTTTTTGACCAATCATCATATTTTCACGCCATAGGTGAAAATACACCAttccacttcttctttttcttctctctctccttctctctcttgttttggAAGCCATGACCAGTTCTTCTTCTGCCCCTTCACGCAaggtctctctgtctctctctcactctctatgAACTGATTTGTTTGCTTCGTAAATCTTTTGTATAACTGGTAAATCTTTGTTTcgtatttctcatttttattggtaaaaaaccaaaaactaagTACTATATATTGTATGTTGTATTTTGTACCATGTATAATACACGCTTAGGCTTTAAGCAAGATCGCGAGCAATCGGCTCCAGAAAGAGCTGGTAGAGTGGCAGGTTAATCCTCCTACTGGGTTTAAACACAAAGTTACTGATAATCTTCAAAGGTTTCACTTCTAccctttttttactttttgttctGTTCTGTTTTTTAGAATAATATGatgttactttttttgttttttgtttttaatgtaaTCACTTTAATGGGTTTGTAAATAAAGATGGGTGATTGAAGTGAATGGAGCTCCAGGGACTCTGTACGTAAATGAAACTTACCAGCTTCAAGTTGATTTTCCTGAGCATTACCCCATGGAAGCACCCCAGGTGGATTTTCCAGAATGAcccaaattttagatttttaattttactataattttttacCACTTTTCATATTGGTAGTGATTCTGATATATTATGCATTGGTGTGGCAGGTGATTTTTATGTCCCCAGCTCCTCTGCACCCTCACATTTATAGCAACGGCCATATCTGTCTAGGTACCATTGCAGTTTTCATATTGGTTTTCCTTTGCTTCAATGATGAACTTTAATTGTTTTGCAAAACTTATGTTATGTACAGTTTCTTGAGTACTGTgggttaggtttaggttttccaattaaattcaatcatgtacCTGCATTAACGGTGTTATCTTCCTTAACGGAAATTATATCAACCATGTGGCTTACTGAGTGAGAAGGCCAAAACTTAGGTACATTTCCTTACATGTAATAGCTTAAGTTTTAACCATGTTGCCGCCTTAGCCAATAAACCACATGGTTGAAGTTAATTGTACCTAAAGAATTGTGCTTAAGTTTTGCCTTTTGACTAATTCTTTTGCACAACTATAATTTTTCGTGTTACTAAGATGTCTACTATTTTCTGAGTTTTATGACTGTCACATCACAATATTTAGCAGCAAATTTTGACTATGGCTTAATAAGACTATCCAGTTTGTGTTGCTTGCAAATGGTCTTTTGGGAAATTTCTCTCAAACTGATAAGGACTGAACCAAACTATTTGAGTTGGAAATGCTGGTTCTTTGTAACATTCTACCATCGTATAATTTGTCATATCACGTTTTCatgaatattttcttttactctaggaaattttttatgggatagTCTTTCATGGGAAAATTTGGGATACTCATGTTAGATAGAAATGCATTTGGTAAGTGAACTTCTTTTCAAATATGAACATGGTGCTGGCTTTCTTTTACCTCAGGTGGGTGTCCTGACAAAAGAAACTATTTGTTTTAGCTCCTCTGTCTGGAAAAACTGAAACCTCTGTAAAAAGTGGAATACTATAAAGTAAAGAAGTTCTATATACTATGTTTTAGTACAAACCTGGAAAGTTACAATTTCCATGCATGTGAAGACTGGTTTATAATATTCATTATGATGGATAGTTATGCACTATATCCTGTTTTCTGCAACTATCTGTTTGAAGCACATggaattttcaatttaaaattgcAATATTTACCATTAAGTTAGGGGGTATAATGTCAGAGGAAATTGAACTAGTTGTGCTCAATGCAATGTTCTGTTTTGCGATGATAACATTTTGCTTCCTattgtttttgagtttgttaaAGTCAATTTGTTTGACTCATGCTTTCAACTTTACTGGCATTAATTTATGCTACTCTGTCTCTGTCCCAATTTATGCTATGTAGTTAATGAACAACATCAACCATCTACTAGTTATTACTATCTATCATACTGGAAATGCGTCTTCGTTTGCATGAATATAGTAAGCTGTGTTGTTGTTTTCTTCACCGTTTTCtgctttataattttatttctttaattaacTCCATTTTTGTGAACTGcagttttattagaaaaaaatgttCTTCTTTAAGTTAAGGGCAAGATGTGAGGCCTCCacaattttgttgtttattgGTTTCCTTGGGGCTTTAATGCTGCTGCAGCTGTGATAACTGATATGAAGATCAAAATCTAATGTGCTTTTAATTCATGTATTGTATTAATATGAAATATTAGCCAATCTTTCAACAGTAAGATGAAAGGATGAGATATTGAAGAAATTGTCTGATTAATATTTTTGTCCCGGAAAATTTTTAGAGAAGTCATGGAAACTTATGTTACCGGCCTGCACCCACAGTTGCTCCTGCTATCTTCTAACCTACCAAATCATAATTGTCAAACACTGACCTCTCTCGCTCTTTCTCCTGATTTTAATTATCCTTCTCCGCTAAGTTTAATCATGTATAATGAAATGTGGGCcgaaaaacaattcaaaataaatatttagaaccATTGATAATccgtttgtttgtttgtattgtTAACTTTACAAGGCACAGATGTTCTGGACCCAACTCTTTCTGGAGGCATGACATGtgaaatgtgaaaaaaaatctgatttgtTGTCTGTAGGAATTAGTGGATAATCCTTAAGGTGTTCTCAATCAGGCCTGGAGTCTCTGGACCAAACATATACACATCAAACTTTAAGGTTGTGGTTGTGGACTCGTGGAGTTTAACCTTACAGAACTTTCAAATGCAAAATCATCTAATCCATCATGCTAAATTGTGGAAAATTATTGGCTAGAGTCATTGCTTTATTCAAGTGAAGTATAGGAGAgatacctatccaaaaaaaaagtgacgtATAAGAGAGATTCTGATGCACTGATTATGCTGAGCTACCTAGCAAACCCAGATTGCACATATATCTTGAACTGCTGGCCATGTATTCATTAATAATATCTAACTACTTAGTTACATGCATGCACATTTACACGCTTGTGTGAAACAAATCCTTGAAATGAATCTTGCTTGTCTGAATTTTCTTATCTATCACTATTCTTTGTATCATGTGATTTGTTAAACCTCAGAATAAACAAAATGGAGAATCTAAGCATGTTTAGTTTATGCTTGTTTATGCTGTGTCTATCCACTTCACATTCCTTTTGGTTGCTGGGAAAAATAAGGAGGATTGTGCATGCCTTTATGCGTTTCATTTTGTTCTAGCTTCCCTCTGGATTACTAGGCTTAGTAAGCTGAATGGTTTGCTTTCCTTCTGGAATATGTTGTTCTTGCCAACTGAATTGAATACCgaatacttttaaaattttgtacataTTAGAGTTTGTGGTAGACTCCCCAAGAGATACACCAggttttataattgttatttattttttcttggttaataattttaacatgtttACTGCTAAAAAATATTGGTGATTAATTTGAAGGtggtaaaaataattaatatgaaaaatcCTGATTACTAGTTCTTGGATAATTTAAAAGCAAGgtgctattttgtttttatttttcatttgttgtCCTCAGTGAGTATAGGAGGTCAATTGCAATACAAATTGATATTCAAAATTATGTGCTGTGTTTGCAGATATCCTGTATGATTCATGGTCCCCAGCCATGACTGTGAGCTCCATCTGCATCAGCATTTTATCCATGTTATCAAGTTCAACCGTTAAGGTTTGTTCAAATTGTTGAAGTttcaacacccccccccccccccccccccccaagaattaaaaaaaaaaagacaccaaAAGCCTCCCTTCTTGCTCACTACCCTAAAACTaatatgtgaaaaatattgtcattGTGCAGCAACGCCCAGCAGATAATGATCGGTATGTGAAAAACTGTAGGAATGGTAGATCTCCCAAAGAGACAAGGTGGTGGTTCCATGATGATAAAGTgtaatgctatatatatatatatatttaat
This genomic stretch from Castanea sativa cultivar Marrone di Chiusa Pesio chromosome 1, ASM4071231v1 harbors:
- the LOC142622206 gene encoding putative ubiquitin-conjugating enzyme E2 16, whose protein sequence is MTSSSSAPSRKALSKIASNRLQKELVEWQVNPPTGFKHKVTDNLQRWVIEVNGAPGTLYVNETYQLQVDFPEHYPMEAPQVIFMSPAPLHPHIYSNGHICLDILYDSWSPAMTVSSICISILSMLSSSTVKQRPADNDRYVKNCRNGRSPKETRWWFHDDKV